The following proteins are encoded in a genomic region of Alistipes shahii WAL 8301:
- a CDS encoding RagB/SusD family nutrient uptake outer membrane protein: MKKSIIYLLGIAIVIPAFMSCSDFLDQNPDLRTTLDSEEKIANILVSAYISGAGSYQLVAELSSDNVCDYGITKNYNQFYQDVYEWAEEVTSNNDAPRNIWSSNYNNIANANQALSAIEELGGPTTTRLKASKGEALICRAYSHFVLANMFCMPYNPATAGNCLGIPYMDHAETDLNPRYERGTLQKVYEMIGKDIEAGIPLIDDTAYSVPKYHFNYKAACCFASRYYLFMQDWDNAIKYATMALTSNPSSLLRDYSAIAALPNGTSRHQEYVNSASTANFLLQAATSNSGLLFDWYSTAGRYSHGKLQGIYETVQPKKGGPWGSSVTFKAPHAVLASSGKYVLPRTWRVFQYTDPVAGTGFNKAISVLFTSEEALLNRAEAYIMKMNEDPTALDKALEDINLYAANLFSAGFKSMTEASIIKWATETYPDYSELYVGKTSVSSPQTLNPKKKLHAAPYNTLEEDGPQESMLQALIFMRRYQFLHEGMRWFDTRRFGITVYRYLLDEDAETVVQITDQISDENGTADPRRALQLPADVIAAGLTPNPRK, encoded by the coding sequence ATGAAAAAAAGCATCATATATTTACTGGGCATAGCGATCGTCATTCCGGCATTCATGTCGTGCAGCGATTTTCTGGATCAGAATCCCGATCTGCGCACGACGCTGGATTCCGAAGAGAAGATCGCCAACATACTCGTCTCGGCCTACATCAGCGGAGCAGGCAGCTACCAGCTCGTTGCGGAACTCTCCTCGGACAACGTCTGCGACTACGGCATCACAAAGAATTACAACCAGTTCTATCAGGATGTCTACGAATGGGCCGAAGAGGTTACCAGCAACAACGACGCCCCGCGGAACATCTGGAGTTCGAACTACAACAACATCGCCAACGCCAACCAGGCGCTTTCGGCCATCGAGGAGCTGGGAGGGCCTACCACCACGAGGCTCAAGGCCAGCAAAGGCGAAGCGCTGATTTGCCGGGCTTATTCCCATTTCGTACTGGCAAACATGTTCTGCATGCCCTACAACCCGGCAACAGCCGGGAACTGCCTGGGCATACCCTATATGGACCACGCCGAAACCGACCTCAACCCCAGGTACGAACGCGGAACGCTCCAGAAGGTCTACGAGATGATCGGCAAAGACATCGAAGCGGGCATCCCCCTGATCGACGACACGGCCTATTCGGTTCCGAAATACCACTTCAACTACAAGGCCGCCTGCTGCTTCGCCTCGCGCTACTACCTGTTCATGCAGGACTGGGACAATGCCATCAAATACGCGACGATGGCCCTGACCTCCAACCCGTCGTCGCTGCTGCGCGATTACAGTGCGATCGCCGCTCTGCCGAACGGCACCAGCAGGCATCAGGAATATGTCAATTCGGCCAGCACGGCCAACTTCCTCCTCCAGGCCGCGACATCGAACAGCGGACTGCTTTTCGACTGGTACTCCACCGCCGGCCGCTATTCGCACGGCAAACTGCAAGGAATCTATGAAACCGTTCAGCCGAAAAAAGGCGGTCCGTGGGGCAGCAGCGTGACTTTCAAAGCGCCGCATGCAGTGCTTGCCTCATCGGGCAAATACGTTCTTCCCCGGACATGGCGCGTGTTCCAATACACCGACCCGGTCGCCGGAACCGGATTCAACAAAGCGATTTCCGTTCTCTTCACCTCCGAGGAGGCGTTGCTCAACCGCGCCGAAGCCTATATTATGAAGATGAACGAAGACCCGACGGCGCTCGACAAGGCCCTGGAGGATATAAACCTCTACGCCGCGAACCTCTTCTCGGCAGGGTTCAAATCCATGACGGAGGCTTCGATCATCAAATGGGCTACGGAAACCTACCCCGACTACTCCGAACTCTACGTCGGAAAGACCTCGGTCAGCAGCCCGCAGACGCTCAATCCCAAGAAAAAGCTCCATGCGGCCCCCTACAACACGCTCGAAGAGGACGGCCCGCAGGAGAGCATGCTTCAGGCGCTCATCTTCATGCGCCGCTACCAGTTCCTCCACGAAGGCATGCGGTGGTTCGACACCCGTCGCTTCGGCATCACGGTCTACCGCTACCTGCTCGATGAAGACGCCGAAACCGTCGTGCAAATCACCGATCAGATCAGCGACGAGAACGGTACGGCCGATCCGCGCCGCGCCCTGCAACTCCCGGCCGACGTTATTGCCGCCGGCCTGACCCCCAACCCGAGAAAATAA
- a CDS encoding translation initiation factor codes for MADNDWKSRLGMVYSTDPGFNYETDDEPEAETLPAGQQDLRVWLDRKQRAGKVVTLVKGFVGRDADLQELARMLKSRCGVGGSAKAGEIIIQGDHRDRVAELLIRSGYRCKKAGS; via the coding sequence ATGGCCGACAACGACTGGAAATCACGGCTCGGGATGGTCTATTCGACCGACCCGGGTTTCAACTACGAAACGGACGACGAACCCGAAGCCGAGACGCTGCCTGCGGGGCAGCAGGACCTGCGCGTGTGGCTCGACCGCAAACAGCGGGCGGGCAAGGTCGTGACCCTCGTCAAAGGTTTCGTGGGCCGAGATGCCGACCTTCAGGAGCTGGCGCGCATGCTGAAATCCAGGTGCGGCGTCGGCGGTTCGGCGAAGGCGGGCGAAATCATCATCCAGGGCGACCACCGCGACCGTGTGGCCGAACTGCTCATCCGCAGCGGCTACCGCTGCAAAAAAGCCGGTTCGTAG
- a CDS encoding putative zinc-binding metallopeptidase, whose translation MKKNLIYLLFSVTLLCAALTACSDNDDLDSTSVVRPTTTEQNDLDRWLKRNYVETYNIQLKYRFEDIESSMGYYLTPASYKQSVAMAKLVRHMCLEAYDEITGSTDFIKAYFPKILFLVGSYAYKTNGAMVLGTAEAGAKITLYNLDNLNPKTVNAKTAYFKTIHHEFGHILNQTKPYPTDFAEISGPDYVQDQCFEIYKTTESALQKGFISPYASKADSEDFVELIALYVNRSAEEWEEMLTTAGDTGRPKIEAKFEIVSNYMKSTWNIDLNELREIVLRRAEEAPNLDFDSLDDEDTDTPENSGTNE comes from the coding sequence ATGAAAAAGAATCTGATATATCTGCTCTTTTCCGTCACGCTGCTCTGCGCAGCGCTGACAGCCTGTTCGGACAACGACGATCTGGATTCCACCAGCGTGGTCCGGCCGACGACCACCGAACAGAACGACCTCGACCGCTGGCTCAAGCGCAACTACGTCGAAACCTACAACATCCAGCTCAAATACCGGTTCGAGGACATCGAGTCGAGCATGGGCTACTACCTCACACCCGCCAGCTACAAGCAGTCGGTCGCCATGGCCAAACTGGTGCGCCACATGTGCCTGGAAGCCTACGACGAGATAACCGGCAGCACGGATTTCATCAAGGCCTATTTCCCGAAAATCCTCTTCCTGGTCGGCTCGTATGCCTACAAGACCAACGGAGCGATGGTGCTGGGAACGGCCGAAGCCGGGGCGAAGATCACGCTCTACAACCTCGACAACCTGAACCCCAAGACCGTCAATGCGAAGACGGCCTATTTCAAGACGATCCACCACGAATTCGGGCATATCCTCAATCAGACGAAACCTTACCCCACCGATTTCGCGGAGATTTCCGGCCCGGATTACGTACAGGACCAATGCTTCGAAATCTACAAGACCACCGAATCGGCACTGCAAAAAGGATTCATTTCCCCGTATGCATCGAAAGCCGACAGCGAGGATTTCGTGGAACTCATCGCCCTCTACGTCAACCGGAGCGCAGAAGAGTGGGAGGAGATGCTGACGACGGCCGGCGACACGGGACGGCCGAAAATCGAAGCCAAATTCGAAATCGTCTCCAACTACATGAAAAGCACCTGGAACATCGACCTGAACGAACTGCGGGAAATCGTACTGCGCCGTGCGGAAGAAGCGCCCAACCTCGACTTCGACTCGCTGGATGACGAAGATACGGACACGCCCGAAAATTCCGGTACAAACGAATAA
- a CDS encoding transglycosylase domain-containing protein produces the protein MGQKKKTGVSPKTIKWIWYAAFAPFALVALMLVLTVFGVFGRMPSFEELENPRSNLATEIYSEDGKVIGTFFVQNRSYVQYADLYPSDSTLHIRLAGHEVPPIVAALIATEDVRFRTHSGIDIPSLARVAVKTLLLQNTSQGGGSTITQQLAKNLFPRDTVRNRGAVVRKAKLVTSKFKEWITALKLEYNYTKEEIAAMYLNTVEFGSNAFGIKSAAHTFFNKEPDELNVQEAAVLVGVVNAPTRYSPILNPKNALVRRNLVLSRMEEAGALTRRQRDSLAALPIVTNYKPVSHNEGAATYFREMLRLVMNARPPKRSQFYNEWDYDQAVEEYNENPLYGWCHKNRKADGTPYNIYRDGLKIYTTINSVMQTYAEQAVQRQMEKEIQPKMDAQFRATKTLFVDADKEERDRIVRHAVRYSDRYREMKHAGAGEKEINAAFDKPCNMRVFTYKGERDTLMTPRDSILHHKRIMRAAMVSLDPATGFVKAYVGGPNFRYFKYDMAKQGKRQIGSTIKPFVYTFAIDHLGLTPCTMVPNLPTTIETANGTAWSPKEAGNVEYDGVLHPLKWGLARSRNNYSAWIMKQAKQPAAVADFIHNMGIRSYIDPVPALALGSSESNVYELVSAFSTFANQGVHTDPIFVTRIEDRQGNLIASFIPQSQDAVSERTAYTMLTMLQDVVNSGTAGRLRWQFGLTDMEIGGKTGTSNKNRDAWFMCVTPKLVTGAWVGGEDQSVHFIRGGEGSVMALPIVGEYMKKIYDDGRFGISRTDQFVRPAMMPRYDCEDEVDSEGRNNPENDNFFD, from the coding sequence ATGGGACAGAAAAAAAAGACGGGTGTCAGCCCGAAAACGATAAAATGGATCTGGTACGCGGCTTTCGCACCCTTTGCGCTCGTGGCGTTGATGCTGGTGCTCACGGTCTTCGGCGTGTTCGGCCGCATGCCCTCGTTCGAGGAGCTGGAGAATCCCCGCAGCAACCTCGCCACGGAGATCTACTCCGAGGACGGCAAGGTGATCGGAACCTTCTTCGTGCAGAACCGCTCCTATGTGCAGTACGCCGACCTCTATCCGTCGGATTCGACGCTTCACATCCGGCTGGCCGGGCATGAGGTTCCGCCCATCGTCGCGGCGCTCATTGCGACCGAGGACGTCCGTTTCCGCACCCACTCGGGCATCGACATTCCTTCGCTGGCGCGTGTGGCCGTGAAGACCCTGCTGTTGCAAAACACCTCGCAGGGCGGCGGCTCGACCATCACGCAGCAGCTGGCCAAGAACCTCTTTCCGCGCGATACGGTCCGCAACCGCGGCGCCGTCGTCCGCAAGGCCAAACTCGTGACCTCGAAGTTCAAGGAGTGGATCACGGCCCTCAAACTCGAATACAACTACACCAAGGAGGAGATCGCCGCCATGTACCTCAATACGGTGGAGTTCGGCTCGAACGCCTTCGGCATCAAGTCGGCGGCCCACACCTTCTTCAACAAGGAGCCGGACGAACTCAACGTGCAGGAGGCGGCCGTGCTGGTGGGGGTGGTGAACGCCCCGACGCGCTATTCGCCCATCCTGAATCCCAAGAACGCCCTCGTGCGCCGCAACCTCGTGCTTTCACGCATGGAGGAGGCCGGGGCGCTGACCCGCAGGCAGCGCGATTCGCTGGCGGCGCTGCCGATCGTGACCAACTACAAGCCCGTGTCGCACAACGAGGGTGCGGCGACCTATTTCCGCGAGATGCTGCGGCTGGTGATGAACGCCCGGCCTCCCAAGCGCAGCCAGTTCTACAACGAGTGGGACTATGACCAGGCGGTGGAGGAGTACAACGAGAATCCGCTCTATGGCTGGTGTCACAAGAACCGCAAGGCCGACGGCACGCCCTACAATATCTACCGCGACGGGTTGAAAATCTATACCACGATCAACTCCGTGATGCAGACCTATGCCGAGCAGGCCGTGCAGCGGCAGATGGAGAAGGAGATTCAGCCCAAGATGGACGCGCAGTTCCGGGCGACGAAGACGCTTTTCGTCGATGCCGACAAGGAGGAGCGCGACCGGATCGTGCGCCATGCCGTCCGTTATTCGGACCGTTACCGCGAGATGAAGCACGCCGGGGCGGGCGAGAAGGAGATCAACGCCGCTTTCGACAAACCCTGCAACATGCGGGTGTTCACCTATAAGGGCGAGCGCGACACGCTGATGACGCCGCGCGACTCGATCCTCCACCACAAGCGTATCATGCGTGCCGCGATGGTGTCGCTCGATCCTGCCACGGGCTTCGTAAAAGCCTATGTCGGAGGGCCTAACTTCCGTTACTTCAAGTACGACATGGCCAAGCAGGGCAAACGCCAGATCGGCTCGACGATCAAGCCCTTCGTTTACACCTTCGCCATCGACCATCTGGGCCTGACGCCCTGCACGATGGTTCCCAACCTGCCGACGACCATTGAGACGGCCAACGGTACGGCCTGGTCGCCCAAGGAGGCCGGCAATGTCGAGTACGACGGGGTGCTGCACCCCCTCAAGTGGGGACTTGCGCGCAGCCGCAACAACTACTCGGCGTGGATTATGAAGCAGGCCAAGCAGCCGGCTGCCGTGGCCGATTTCATTCACAACATGGGCATCCGCAGTTACATAGACCCCGTTCCGGCGCTGGCTCTCGGCTCTTCGGAATCGAACGTTTACGAGTTGGTGAGCGCCTTTTCGACCTTTGCCAATCAGGGCGTGCACACCGATCCGATCTTCGTGACGCGCATCGAGGACCGTCAGGGCAACCTGATCGCCAGTTTCATTCCCCAGTCGCAGGACGCCGTCAGCGAACGCACGGCCTACACGATGCTCACGATGCTTCAGGACGTGGTCAACTCGGGGACGGCGGGCCGTCTGCGGTGGCAGTTCGGGCTGACCGACATGGAGATCGGCGGTAAGACCGGAACTTCGAACAAGAACCGCGACGCGTGGTTCATGTGCGTGACCCCGAAGCTGGTGACCGGCGCCTGGGTCGGCGGCGAGGACCAGTCGGTGCACTTCATCCGCGGCGGCGAGGGCAGCGTGATGGCGCTGCCGATCGTGGGCGAATATATGAAAAAGATCTACGACGACGGTCGTTTCGGCATCAGCCGTACGGACCAGTTCGTGCGTCCGGCGATGATGCCCCGTTACGACTGCGAGGACGAAGTCGACTCCGAGGGGCGGAACAACCCCGAGAACGACAATTTCTTCGACTGA
- a CDS encoding DUF4435 domain-containing protein yields MAKKFREKLRKFNPFTRPMTLDELPKPLPANPDQRLVKVYVEGYEDVAFWRGIFDHFQNPYLRFEISVPDRGDLPKGKKVLMGMIPRSSEELLLCVDSDFDYLFAGRTPQSKEVTEAKFMFHTYAYATENYLCYAPSLHNVCVKATKNDTRIFDFVKFMHEYSCTIYPLFLWYAYSAQLATENVFPLIDFKQSVRIGYLDIEDNGSKTIEWLRRNVSKRENLLRQRNPRMIEPMKEFEVQLRGRGLTPENAYLFMHGHTLMDNVVLIMLNTVCEKLRAMSIAKITASKKQGVALKNEMSNYTNSLRSIRDVLLDNENYTKSPLYKRLERDIERYIARTIWNMKRNGEIRDTSMIGIIHKLRTGQQ; encoded by the coding sequence ATGGCAAAGAAGTTCCGCGAAAAACTGCGCAAGTTCAACCCCTTCACGCGTCCGATGACGCTCGACGAACTGCCCAAACCGCTGCCGGCCAACCCCGACCAGCGGCTGGTGAAGGTCTATGTCGAAGGCTACGAAGACGTGGCCTTCTGGCGCGGCATCTTCGACCATTTCCAGAATCCCTACCTGCGTTTCGAAATCTCGGTCCCCGACCGCGGCGACCTGCCCAAGGGCAAGAAGGTCCTCATGGGCATGATCCCCCGTTCGTCGGAGGAACTGCTCCTCTGCGTCGACTCCGACTTCGACTACCTCTTCGCCGGGCGAACGCCCCAGTCGAAGGAGGTCACCGAGGCCAAATTCATGTTCCACACCTACGCCTACGCCACCGAGAACTACCTCTGCTACGCCCCCTCGCTGCACAACGTCTGCGTCAAGGCCACCAAGAACGACACGCGCATCTTCGACTTCGTGAAGTTCATGCACGAATATTCGTGCACGATCTACCCGCTGTTCCTCTGGTACGCCTACTCGGCGCAGCTGGCCACGGAAAACGTCTTTCCGCTGATCGACTTCAAGCAGTCGGTGCGCATCGGCTACCTCGACATCGAGGACAACGGCTCGAAGACGATCGAGTGGCTGCGGCGCAACGTCTCGAAGCGCGAGAACCTGCTCCGCCAGCGCAACCCGCGGATGATCGAACCCATGAAGGAGTTCGAGGTGCAGCTCCGCGGACGCGGCCTGACGCCCGAAAACGCCTACCTGTTCATGCACGGCCACACGCTGATGGACAACGTGGTGCTGATCATGCTCAACACCGTGTGCGAGAAGCTGCGGGCCATGTCGATCGCCAAGATCACCGCCTCGAAGAAGCAGGGCGTGGCGCTCAAGAACGAGATGTCGAACTACACCAACTCGCTGCGCTCGATCCGCGACGTGCTGCTCGACAACGAAAACTACACCAAAAGCCCGCTTTACAAACGGTTGGAACGCGACATCGAGCGGTATATCGCCCGCACGATCTGGAACATGAAGCGCAACGGCGAAATCCGCGACACGTCGATGATCGGCATTATCCACAAACTCCGCACCGGACAGCAATAA
- a CDS encoding DUF4302 domain-containing protein, whose amino-acid sequence MKKTAIILFLVLAIPALLTSCLFDEEDLFDKSASERIEAAKQEAKTVLESAENGWHVRYFPSPTQEFGGYNLFFKFSEGSVTVASEIESNPSTTETSLYSFGEDLGVTLNFDTKNSLINYFVHPKNPDNIGSTYKGMEGDYKFTVMETSAAMVVLRGIITGNYYILTPVSADTDWSEDLETYRNNAEDMSFNTYSFVVKDKTYSATLTNRRFAVKIDSETTVYAPFIYTKAGISFYMPVEIDGVTAQNFTFVDDYYFAEVNGADFKIMTPEPVRSDITFEVTVPDATKTYNSVTVNTVPSTDTEYYYMGLMLKSEFEAQREKKLLQSLVGTLNGNIGAGDDPEAIAASLLHKGADTYTLNYPSFYDEYVAVVFGCAVSNGFIVSTTPITSLPVSIDASLLPDNTDPLYKRWLGKWRVTSTTSQVNEAPVTFEVIVKPGTVNSSYMIRGWGITIYGNRYDLRAYYQASYNGASTPAIPIPKSTGILYTKTDNAIYGYDGVYPIRTRYSRITHSTGAYSSFTTTQTSPKLVGIYDEAQAGQATMYGSGYNTGTDYVGIEFFRWTENQASYYTSPAVRPGYTAKDFPVGPFTWVQLIDADGNDLTTGTPAE is encoded by the coding sequence ATGAAAAAAACAGCAATCATACTATTTCTGGTTCTGGCCATTCCTGCCCTGCTCACCTCATGCCTGTTCGACGAGGAGGATCTTTTCGACAAATCCGCCTCCGAACGCATCGAAGCCGCCAAGCAGGAAGCCAAGACCGTGCTCGAAAGCGCTGAAAACGGATGGCACGTGCGCTATTTCCCCTCCCCGACCCAGGAGTTCGGCGGATACAACCTGTTTTTCAAATTCTCCGAAGGCAGCGTCACCGTTGCCTCCGAGATCGAAAGCAACCCATCCACCACCGAGACGAGTCTCTATTCGTTCGGCGAGGATCTGGGCGTCACGCTCAATTTCGATACGAAAAACTCGCTCATCAATTACTTCGTACACCCGAAAAATCCCGACAACATCGGATCGACCTACAAGGGCATGGAGGGCGACTACAAATTCACGGTGATGGAGACATCCGCGGCAATGGTCGTCCTGCGCGGCATCATCACGGGGAATTACTACATCCTGACCCCCGTTTCCGCGGACACCGACTGGTCGGAAGACCTGGAGACCTACCGGAATAATGCGGAAGACATGTCATTCAACACCTATTCCTTCGTCGTGAAAGACAAGACGTATTCGGCAACGCTCACGAACCGTCGCTTTGCGGTCAAGATCGACAGTGAAACCACCGTGTACGCACCGTTCATCTACACCAAGGCCGGCATCAGTTTCTACATGCCGGTCGAGATCGACGGAGTGACCGCACAGAACTTCACCTTTGTCGACGACTACTATTTCGCCGAAGTCAACGGCGCCGATTTCAAGATTATGACGCCCGAGCCGGTCCGGTCGGACATCACGTTCGAAGTGACCGTTCCCGATGCCACGAAGACCTACAACAGCGTTACGGTGAATACAGTTCCCTCAACGGATACGGAGTACTACTACATGGGACTGATGCTGAAGTCCGAATTCGAGGCCCAGCGCGAGAAAAAGCTCCTGCAAAGCCTGGTCGGCACGCTCAACGGCAACATCGGCGCAGGCGACGATCCCGAAGCGATCGCAGCCAGCCTGCTCCACAAAGGTGCGGACACCTATACGCTCAACTATCCGAGTTTCTACGACGAGTACGTAGCCGTCGTATTCGGATGCGCCGTCTCCAACGGATTCATCGTCTCCACCACGCCCATCACGTCGCTTCCGGTTTCGATCGACGCCTCGCTCTTGCCGGACAATACCGATCCTCTCTACAAGAGATGGCTGGGCAAATGGAGAGTTACGAGCACCACCTCGCAGGTAAACGAAGCTCCCGTAACATTCGAGGTTATCGTAAAACCGGGCACCGTCAACTCGTCCTACATGATCCGGGGCTGGGGCATCACGATCTACGGAAACAGGTACGACCTGCGGGCATATTACCAGGCATCCTATAATGGCGCCTCCACTCCGGCTATCCCGATTCCGAAGTCGACCGGCATTCTCTACACGAAAACCGACAATGCGATTTACGGCTACGACGGAGTCTACCCGATCCGGACTCGCTACTCCCGTATAACCCACTCGACCGGAGCCTACTCGTCATTTACGACGACCCAGACCTCGCCCAAACTCGTCGGCATTTACGACGAGGCGCAGGCAGGCCAGGCAACGATGTACGGTTCCGGCTACAATACCGGCACCGATTACGTCGGCATAGAGTTCTTCAGATGGACGGAAAACCAGGCATCCTACTACACCTCGCCGGCTGTCCGTCCGGGCTATACGGCCAAAGACTTCCCGGTGGGTCCCTTCACGTGGGTTCAGCTGATAGACGCCGACGGGAACGACCTCACCACCGGCACCCCGGCCGAATAA
- a CDS encoding aspartate kinase: MKVYKFGGASVRNADGVRNLRKIIDDEQNLFIIVSAMGKTTNALEKVFEGLQKGDKQLSLEHVESLRKYHAEIIDELWHEPKRLPAVDALFGELEKVATETVYKPGDAELWYDTIVAYGELVSTTIISEYLNYAGVSNRWIDMRRCFLTEQRHKDAGVNIEASASLLKNALGKCVENIFIGQGFIGGAPDGTTTTLGREGSDYSAAVVANILDAESMSVWKDVDGVMNADPKAFPDAVQIAELNYLDTIELAYSGAQIIHPKTIKPLQNKNIPLYVRPFGDKRKPGTVIRGMSAPVDVPILILKKDQVLLTIRSRDFSFVLEEKFATIFSLLERFRIKANLIHNSAVNLSLCVDNSWHIDEAIEALREAGFDVMKAENMELLTVRGYTDELWRRYARGPQVFVRQATQSTVRVVRKRE; encoded by the coding sequence ATGAAAGTCTATAAATTCGGAGGTGCGTCGGTGCGGAATGCCGACGGAGTGAGGAATCTGCGCAAGATCATCGACGACGAGCAGAACCTGTTCATCATCGTTTCGGCGATGGGCAAAACGACCAATGCCTTGGAAAAGGTGTTCGAGGGGCTTCAGAAAGGCGATAAACAGCTCTCGCTGGAGCATGTCGAATCGTTGCGGAAGTACCATGCGGAGATCATCGACGAGCTGTGGCACGAGCCGAAGCGGCTGCCGGCGGTCGACGCGCTGTTCGGCGAACTGGAAAAGGTCGCGACGGAGACCGTCTACAAACCCGGCGACGCCGAACTGTGGTACGACACGATCGTGGCCTACGGCGAGCTGGTCTCGACGACGATTATCTCCGAGTACCTGAACTACGCCGGGGTGTCGAACCGCTGGATCGACATGCGCCGCTGTTTTCTCACCGAGCAGCGCCACAAGGACGCCGGGGTGAACATCGAGGCTTCGGCTTCGCTGCTGAAAAACGCGCTGGGCAAATGCGTCGAGAACATCTTCATCGGACAGGGCTTCATCGGCGGCGCGCCCGACGGCACGACCACGACCCTGGGGCGCGAAGGCTCGGACTACTCGGCGGCCGTGGTGGCCAACATTCTCGACGCCGAGTCGATGTCGGTGTGGAAGGATGTGGACGGCGTGATGAACGCCGATCCGAAAGCATTCCCCGATGCCGTGCAGATCGCCGAACTGAACTACCTCGACACCATCGAACTGGCTTACAGCGGCGCGCAGATCATCCATCCGAAGACGATCAAGCCGCTTCAGAACAAGAATATTCCGCTTTACGTGCGGCCCTTCGGCGACAAGCGCAAACCCGGCACGGTGATCCGAGGCATGTCGGCCCCGGTCGACGTTCCGATCCTGATCCTCAAGAAGGACCAGGTGCTGCTGACCATCCGGTCGCGGGATTTCTCCTTCGTGCTGGAAGAGAAGTTCGCCACGATCTTCTCGTTGCTGGAGCGTTTCCGCATCAAGGCCAACCTGATCCACAATTCGGCCGTGAACCTGAGCCTGTGCGTCGACAACTCGTGGCATATCGACGAGGCCATCGAGGCGCTGCGCGAGGCGGGTTTCGACGTGATGAAAGCCGAGAACATGGAGCTGCTCACGGTGCGCGGCTATACCGACGAGCTGTGGCGGCGTTACGCCCGCGGTCCGCAGGTCTTCGTGCGGCAGGCCACGCAGTCCACCGTGCGCGTGGTCCGCAAACGGGAATAA